TTCCGGAAATTGTCTGAATCCTGTAGATTAGACGCAGTCCGAAATAATTAAGTATGTGTCTGCGAATTATAGCCCGAACAGGACGCGGGCCAGCTTGTCGGGGTCGTGGCGGGCCAGGTCGCGCCCGCCCAGCAGGTCGGCCGTGACCACCCGCCGGTCCTTGAGGTCGGGGGCCACGAATTCGGCCCCCTCGGCGGCGTATTTGCGGAGCAAGGCGGCGGCCGGCACTTTGTCGTTGCAGACGATGCGGGTGATCGCGCCCTTGCCCAGGTATTTTTCCAGCTCCCGGACATGGTCGGCGGCCGCGTAGCCCGAGGTCTCGCCCTTCTTGGTCATGATGTTGCAGACGCGTTGGACAGGAGGCTGGTATAAAGGTCGCCGGGGCCGATGATGATCTTATCGGCCGCCAGGATGCTTTGCTCGGCCTCTTTGTAGATGCGCACGGGCGGCACGGGGAACAGCTTCTTGATCCGGAGCTTGGGGTTGTGCTTGGGGACGGATATGTTTTTTTCGCCGACGACGACCTGGCCGTTTTCCAGGATGGCGCCCAATTGGCAGTTGGAGATCGTCACCGGCAGGACACTGCCCTGGACGCTTAGAATCTTGCCCGCTTCCCGAATGGCGTCGGCGTCGGAGCCGGTGATGTCGCGCAGCACGGTCAGGAAGAGATTGCCGAAGCTGTGGCCGTCCAGGCCCTGACCGCGATTGAAGCGGTACTCGAAGAGCGCGCGCAGCAGCCCGGTGTCGCGGCTTAATGCGGCCAGGCAGCGGCGGACGTCACCGGGCGGAAGAAAGCCGAATTCGTCGCGCAGTCGGCCGGTGCTGCCGCCCGAGTCCATCATGGACACGACGGCGGTCAGGTAGACATCGTATTTCTTGAGGCCCATCAGGACGTTGAAAGAGCCCGTGCCGCCGCCGATGACGACGATCTTGGGGCGTGATTTTGGGCGGGCGGATTCCGGCACTTTCTGACTCTTCAATTTTGGTCTCCCGGCTCTTACCATAGCAGAAAGGGGGGGGCGCCTCAAGTTGACGCTCCCTGGAGGGGGTGGTATAAAAGTGATCCATCCCCTTGCCCGAGGAGCGCCCATGTCCGCCCTGACCTATCGCCAAGCCGGCGTCAACATCGATGCGGCCGACGCCTTCATCGCCCGCATCAAGCCGATGGTCAAGTCCACGGCCCGGCCCGAAGTGCTGGGGGGAATCGGCGGCTTTAGCGGGCTTTTTCGGCCCAACCTGCGCGGGATGAAGGACCCCGTTCTCGTTTCTTCGACCGACGGCGTCGGGACTAAGTTGATGCTGGCCGACCTGCTGGGCAAGTTCGACACGGTCGGCATCGACCTGGTGGCGATGAGTGTCGACGACGTCATCGTCACGGGCGCCGAGCCGCTCTTCTTCCTGGATTACATCGCCTGCGGCCGCCTGGACAAGGCCCAATTGACCCAGGTCATGAAAGGGGTCGTCAAAGGCTGCCGGGAGGCGAACTGCGCTCTCGTCGGCGGCGAGACGGCCGAGCTGCCGGGGCTCTACGTCCCCGGGCAATGGGATCTAGCCGGCTTCTGCGTCGGGATCGTCGACCGGCCCAAGATTATCGATGGCCGCGCCTGCCGCAAGGGCGACAAAGTCATCGGGCTGGCTTCGAGCGGGCTCCACAGCAACGGATACTCGCTGGCCCGCGGCGCCTTCACGGAGAAAGAGCTCAAGGGACCGATCGGCCGCGAGCTGCTCAAGCCGACCCGGATTTATACCCGGGCCATCCTGGCCGTGCTAAAGAAGATCAAGATCAAAGCGATGGCCCATATTACCGGCGGCGCGTTCTACGACAACATCCCCCGCGTCGTGCCCGAAGGGCTGGGCGTCCGTGTCCGTGCCGGCAGTTGGCCGATTCCCAGGATCTTTAAAACGATCCAGGAGCGGGGCGGTGTCGACGACCGTGAGATGTTCCGGACCCTGAACATGGGCATTGGCATGGTCGCCGTCGTCGCGGCGCGCGACGTCGAACGCGCCCTTGGCCTCTTCGCCGCGCAGGGCCGGCCTGCTTTCATCATCGGCGAGATCGTCCCCGGACGCAGAGTCGTGACGATCGAATAGCTTCCATCAACCTTATAGGTCGAACTCCATGAGAAAAGCGCTGAAGAAAATTATCCCCATCCTGCTCGTCGTCCTGATCGGCGGCGGCCTCTGGCTCAAACTGGTCAAATTCGAATCCGGGAAGCCCTGGGTCACGGTCGAGGGGGGCGAAGCCCTGGGCCCCGAGCTGGCCTTCAAGGCCGGGGACGCCAAGAGCGGCCTAGACACGATCCGAGTCGAAGCCGTACAGGGTGCGACGACAGCAGAACTCTGGGCCGGCTCGCTTCCCGCCGTGACCCACGAATTCGAGAAAAAGATCCCCCTGCGGCCTCTTCCGCAAGGGCTGTCGGACGGCCCGATCCTCATCCGGATCACGGCCGAGGACCGGTCCTGGAACGGCGGCAACGTCTTCGTCTTCGAGAAGAAGGCGGTCGTCGACACCAAGCCGCCCCGCCTCACGGTTCTGGGGGGGCCGCATTACATCAACCAGGGCGGCACGGGTTGCGTCTCCTATTCTTCCGACGAAGTGCCCGCCTCGAGCGGCATCCGGGTGGGCGGCGTCGAATTCCGCGGCTTTCCGCTGGAAGGCAGCCGCTATATTGCGTTTTATGCTTTGGGCGCCGGTGTTCCGGCGGAAGTGTCGTTTCAGGCCGTAGCGGCCGACGCGATCGGGAACAAAGCCAGCCTGGCTTTTCGGCCGAACATCAAAAAGAAATCTTTCAAGAAAGACAAGATTTCGATCAACGACAAATTCTTGGCTGACGTCCTGCCGTATTTCAAAGAACGCGACGCGAGCCTGCAGGGGAGCGACGTCGACGTCTTTCTGACCGTCAACCGCGACCAGCGGCGCAAGGATGCCGAGAAGATCCAGGCCGTTTGCCGGGAGACCACACCCAAGGCCTTGTGGTCGGGGACTTTTCTGCGGCTTCCGGACTCCAAACCGATGGCCGGATACGGCGACGTGCGGACTTATGTCTATAACGGCAAAGAAATCGACACGCAGACGCATTTGGGAGTCGATCTGGCTTCCCTGGCCCAGAGCAAAGTTCCCGCTGCCAACGCCGGCAAGGTCGCCTTCGCCGGCGACCTCGGCATCTATGGCGGGACCGTCATTCTGGATCACGGGCTGGGGCTCTTCAGTCTCTACGCCCACATGAGCCGGATCGATGTCACGGCGGGGAAGGACGTGGTCCGGGGCGCCGTGCTCGGCCTGACCGGCTCGACCGGCATGGCCGGCGGCGACCATCTTCACTTCGCCATGCTCGTCCAGGGCGTGTTCGTCAATCCGGTCGAATGGTGGGACGCCCATTGGATCCGCGACAACGTCGAGCTGAAGATGAAATGAGGGCTGCCCCTAAAAGACCTACGAGTGGGCCTCCTCAATTCAGCCGATACTTGACGATGAAGAAGTTATCCTTGGCGTCCTTCTCCAGCGAATACAGGTCATTCCCTCGGATCTTCATGAGAGACCGGCCCGGCCCCAGATAGAAACTGTCAACATAACGGCCATCATAATCGAAGACGTCGTAGAGGTCGCCCTTGGCCGGATCACTCGTCGAGGTTTTAACCCAAATCGCTTTTCCGTCCGCGAATAAGTCTTGGACATCCCATTCGTATTCACTCGGAGGAATTCCGCTTCTGGCTGCCAGGCCTTTTTCAGGTATCGTTACTTCATGCTTGATAGAGGAGTACTTCCGGCTGAATGATCGGATGATTTGGCCTGCGTCTATGTCGAGGATCTCAATGAGATACTTGCTGGCGTGGCAGCCGACGAGGAATCGCCCGTCATCGCCCAAGGCCGTGAGATCGGCATCCCACTGGCTGCACACCGACTGCGTCATAAACCATCGACATTGAAACGTGTGGATCCGCCTCTTGGCTTTTCCGTCCCTGGAAACGAGGCTAATATGTTCGAGCAACGGAAGCAACTTGCCTGTCCGCTCTTTTTCGAGAGGCCAATCGGATTCCATTACGATATAGCCATCGGGCCTCGCTCCTAAGGGGCTGGATTGTCCGATCTCCCTGTCCAACGAATTCTGATAGACGCCTTCGGCGTTCATCCGAAAGAAGCGCCGGTTGCCCCAATCCCTGATCAACAGGAGATCGCCGTCCAAGCAATAACTGAAGTTCTTTGAGATTTCCCCCGGGCCTTGACCCTCTTTGTAGAGGTTTTTCTTGAATTTTCCGTCCGGTCCGAAGCGGAGTAATTGAGCCTCGTCCTTTAAAAAGATTCTGCCGTCCGGGGCAATCTCGAGTCCGTAAGGGTGTTTGAAATAGAATTGGCCGCCGTCGTCGGTGATTCGCCAAATTTCCTTGAGCTGAAGAACGCGGCCGGCGTTCTTGGCTGACGGCACAGATGGGTTTTCGCTCACCTTTTGATCTTGGGCGATGGAGATTGCCGCAAAAAGAGAGGCCGATGACACGATCGCAATGAGCAGCGAGCTTCGAGTTTTCATAAATGCCTTTTGCATCGTTCCCCTCCCCAAGCGCTCGGGAGTATAATTCTGCGTGTTAGCGGCGTCAAGGTTCATGGAAATGGTGGATTATCATTAAGATGGATGAACTCCGAGGCCGCATCGAAAGCGAAGTCAAAGTTTTGGAGTATAGGCCAATCTGACTCGGCCGGAATAGCGGGCGGCCCGCGAAGCCCGGGCCGGCCGAAATCGGTTTTTGGCTTCGGCTTCGCGGGCCGCAAACATCTGCAGTCTTAGTTCAGCTCGAACCGCACCGTCACGGAGAAGGTCACCCCGCGCGGGCGGCCGTTGACGATCATCGGCTCGTAGACCCAGCGGCGCACGGCGTCGACCGCGGCTTCGTCGAGGAGCGGAATGGACCGCAGGACACGCACAGCCTGGACGCGGCCGTAGGCATCGGTGGTTGCCTCCAGGATGACGACGCCCGCGACGCGGGCCTGGCGGGCGATCTCGGGATAGAGCGGCTCGACCCGGCGCACTAGGCGCGGCTGGCGGATCTCGCCGATCGCCCGCACCGGCGCCTCTTCGACCCCGATCATCCTCTGCAGGATCTCTCCCACCAGGGCCAGCGGATAGCCGGCCATGGCTTCGCCCTCGACACCTCCCTCGATCCCGCCCTCGGGCGAGCCGCCGTCGACGGCCTCGTCGGTCGTGAGATCGGGAATGTCCACCGGCGCCACGAAGCGCCCGGCGTCGTGCGGCCTGAGGGCGACAGCCTTGATGCGCTTGGTTCCGGCCGCTCCCGCTCTGCCCTTGGGCAGAGGCGGCGGCGCCACGGGCGGAGGCGGGACGAGCAGGGCCTCCCGCAGGTCGACCCGCGGCAGAACGCTGTGGGTCAGGAGCGGGACGACGATGAGGGCCAACACCAGCGCCCCGTGGACGAGCAGCGAGGCGGGCAGGGCCGGCCAGCGGACCGTGAACCTCTTGTCGTGCAGGACCATCGCGTCTTGGAACATGTTGGACTCCTTTCGGGCCTCCTCCACTAGGAATACAAACGGGGCAGGGGATTATTCCCTATTGAGGTCCGCACCGCCTTGACTCCTCCGGGCGAGGGGATGTACCTTCCAGGCAAGGGGCCGGGCCTTGTCGAAGCGATCACCCGCCGGCTCCGACCGACGCATGGCGCGGTAAGGGGGAAGGCATGAATCTATCGAAGCCGGCCGGTCTCGCTCTCAGGCTCACGGCCTGGATCTTCGACCTGATCTTGATCGGAATTGCGTCCCTCAAGCTGGGACGATATGAAGTCGGGCTCGTCCTGGGACCGACGTCCATCGACACGAACGCGCAGGCGGCCGCCGTCATTCTGCTCGTCGTCTGGATGAACTTGGTTCTTTTCCACTTGATCGAGATCGCGTCAGGGGCGTCGCCCGCCAAGTGGATTCTGGGATTGAAAGTCCGGCGCCCGGACGGCGGGAGTGTCACGGTGTGGCGCCGAATCATACGATGCCTGGGGAACATCATCCCGCTCATGTTTGCGACGGGCCTATGGGCTCTGCAAAGCTACATGCCCATCTGGGCGCGCGCTCTTCTGGGCGCTCTCCTGCTCCTTGGCCTCGCTCCGCTTTTCGGGCCGATGAAGCTTCCTTTGGCCGACCTCGTGGCCGGAACGACCCTCACCAGAGGAAAATCCCTGGCCGCCTGACCGCGCGCCGATCCAAGCGGGCCGCGCGTAGGACGCTGTCGCGGGCTTTCGTGAAGCTTAGCGGATTTCTAAATGAAAACGTATTTGACAAATAGACGTCCAAATGGTAAATATGATTGCATGTTTAAGAGACCGTACTGGCTCGGGAAAATCCTAGCGGCCTGGGAGAAGAGACCTATCGCTTGGCTGGCCGGCGTCCGTCGCGTCGGAAAGACGACCTTGGCCAAGATGATACCCGACGCTCTTTATTTAAACTGCGACTTGCCGTCCGATGTCGGGCGCCTGGACGATCCGGAATTTTTCTTCCGTTCCATTCCGGGCGGCACGCGCGTTGTCTTAGATGAAATTCATCGTTTGGCCGATCCGAGCCGAGTTCTGAAGATCGCCGCGGATTCCTTTCCAAGCCTCCGCATTCTTGCCACAGGGTCTTCCACGCTGGCGGCGACGAAGAAGTTCCGCGATTCCCTGACCGGCCGCAAGATCGAGATCCGGCTCCCTCCCGTCCTTTGGACGGAATCGGGCGCCGCCTTTGGGATTGCCGATTTGGATCGCCGTCTTCTGCACGGGGGGCTGCCCGAATTTCTCTTGGCGAAGACAAAGGACGGCTCGCTTTTCACGGAATGGATGGACGGTTTTTATGCCCGCGACATCCAGGAGCTTTTCGCCGTCCGGGAGAGGACTGGTTTTCTGAACCTTTTTCGCTTGATGCTGCGCCAGAGCGGCGGATTGGCGGACTATTCAGCGCTGGCTCGAGAGTGCGATATCAGCCGCCCGACCGTTAAATCCTTCCTCGAAGCGTTGGGCACGGCGCTCTCATTGGCCGCGGTACCGCCGTTCCATGGCGGCAGCCGCCGCGAAATCATCAAGAGGCCCAAAGTCTATGGTTTCGACACGGGCTTCGTCACTCATGCGCAAGGCCGGAGCGGACTCCGGGACGAGGATCGCGGCCTGCTCTGGGAGCATCTGGTTCTGGACGTTCTGCGGGATGTGGCCGGGCCCGAAAACGTCCACTTCTGGCGAAATAAATCCGGCGCCGAAGTGGATTTCGTCGTTCGTAAGGGGGGGGATGTTTGGGCCGTCGAATGCAAGCTCTCTCCCCAAGGTTTTTCACCGAAGGGCTTGGCGGCCTTTCGGGATCTCCATCCGGGCGGCAAGAACTTTATGGTCAGTCCCTTTCCCGCAGAGCCGCACGAACGGCAATTCGGAGGTTTGACTGTCGGGATCACCGGGCTGGACGGTTTGGCGAAACGCCTGGCGGGCTAAGGGGAATCCGGCCCCGGCGTCAACGGCGACCGGGAATCAACCGGCTTGGGCACGTCGAGGGTCTTTCGCATGGCCCAGATGCCGGTCGCGGCCAGCAAGGCCGCGCCGCCCATGACCGGCCAAAGCGCGTCGCCTCCGATCTTGGCGAACAGCCAGTTGCCGAGAAGCGGGGCGAGAAACATCGACAGCGAGAAATTCAGGCTTAACACGCCCATGTATCGCCCCGTGGCGTCGCCGGCCCGGAAGGCGACAACCGTTCCGCTCAAGGGCATGGTCAGGATCTCGCCCATGCTCCAGACGACCACGGTCAGCGCGGCGAAAAAAAATCCACGGCCGAGGGGTAAGAGGCCGAACCCGATCCCGATCAAGGCCGCGCCCAAGGCGATGATCTTCATCTCCGAGCGGCGGCGCACAGCGTGGATGAGGACCATCTCGATGACCACGATCAGGATGGTATTCACCGCCCAGAG
This genomic window from Candidatus Aminicenantes bacterium contains:
- the purM gene encoding phosphoribosylformylglycinamidine cyclo-ligase codes for the protein MTYRQAGVNIDAADAFIARIKPMVKSTARPEVLGGIGGFSGLFRPNLRGMKDPVLVSSTDGVGTKLMLADLLGKFDTVGIDLVAMSVDDVIVTGAEPLFFLDYIACGRLDKAQLTQVMKGVVKGCREANCALVGGETAELPGLYVPGQWDLAGFCVGIVDRPKIIDGRACRKGDKVIGLASSGLHSNGYSLARGAFTEKELKGPIGRELLKPTRIYTRAILAVLKKIKIKAMAHITGGAFYDNIPRVVPEGLGVRVRAGSWPIPRIFKTIQERGGVDDREMFRTLNMGIGMVAVVAARDVERALGLFAAQGRPAFIIGEIVPGRRVVTIE
- a CDS encoding M23 family metallopeptidase, with protein sequence MRKALKKIIPILLVVLIGGGLWLKLVKFESGKPWVTVEGGEALGPELAFKAGDAKSGLDTIRVEAVQGATTAELWAGSLPAVTHEFEKKIPLRPLPQGLSDGPILIRITAEDRSWNGGNVFVFEKKAVVDTKPPRLTVLGGPHYINQGGTGCVSYSSDEVPASSGIRVGGVEFRGFPLEGSRYIAFYALGAGVPAEVSFQAVAADAIGNKASLAFRPNIKKKSFKKDKISINDKFLADVLPYFKERDASLQGSDVDVFLTVNRDQRRKDAEKIQAVCRETTPKALWSGTFLRLPDSKPMAGYGDVRTYVYNGKEIDTQTHLGVDLASLAQSKVPAANAGKVAFAGDLGIYGGTVILDHGLGLFSLYAHMSRIDVTAGKDVVRGAVLGLTGSTGMAGGDHLHFAMLVQGVFVNPVEWWDAHWIRDNVELKMK
- a CDS encoding energy transducer TonB, which encodes MFQDAMVLHDKRFTVRWPALPASLLVHGALVLALIVVPLLTHSVLPRVDLREALLVPPPPVAPPPLPKGRAGAAGTKRIKAVALRPHDAGRFVAPVDIPDLTTDEAVDGGSPEGGIEGGVEGEAMAGYPLALVGEILQRMIGVEEAPVRAIGEIRQPRLVRRVEPLYPEIARQARVAGVVILEATTDAYGRVQAVRVLRSIPLLDEAAVDAVRRWVYEPMIVNGRPRGVTFSVTVRFELN
- a CDS encoding RDD family protein; protein product: MNLSKPAGLALRLTAWIFDLILIGIASLKLGRYEVGLVLGPTSIDTNAQAAAVILLVVWMNLVLFHLIEIASGASPAKWILGLKVRRPDGGSVTVWRRIIRCLGNIIPLMFATGLWALQSYMPIWARALLGALLLLGLAPLFGPMKLPLADLVAGTTLTRGKSLAA
- a CDS encoding ATP-binding protein → MFKRPYWLGKILAAWEKRPIAWLAGVRRVGKTTLAKMIPDALYLNCDLPSDVGRLDDPEFFFRSIPGGTRVVLDEIHRLADPSRVLKIAADSFPSLRILATGSSTLAATKKFRDSLTGRKIEIRLPPVLWTESGAAFGIADLDRRLLHGGLPEFLLAKTKDGSLFTEWMDGFYARDIQELFAVRERTGFLNLFRLMLRQSGGLADYSALARECDISRPTVKSFLEALGTALSLAAVPPFHGGSRREIIKRPKVYGFDTGFVTHAQGRSGLRDEDRGLLWEHLVLDVLRDVAGPENVHFWRNKSGAEVDFVVRKGGDVWAVECKLSPQGFSPKGLAAFRDLHPGGKNFMVSPFPAEPHERQFGGLTVGITGLDGLAKRLAG